A region of Micromonospora sp. WMMD882 DNA encodes the following proteins:
- a CDS encoding DUF3592 domain-containing protein yields MAQPKARSRLRPGYWRRHPMLGVLAATLWIVVSGAFGVAALDDYRKVDGQGRTATGTVVSLSERTSRMTVRFTTSDGRTVDGFVSRPDPAPQVGDQVAIRYDPDDPAGNSYRADDLPSPRGALLWFAVGLVPGLVVLLNLRRNWARFAGAAEAWRRADRRR; encoded by the coding sequence GTGGCGCAACCCAAGGCGAGGAGCAGGCTGCGGCCCGGCTACTGGCGGCGGCACCCGATGCTGGGCGTGCTCGCCGCGACCCTCTGGATCGTGGTCTCCGGCGCGTTCGGCGTGGCCGCCCTGGACGACTACCGGAAGGTGGACGGTCAGGGCCGGACGGCGACCGGCACCGTGGTCAGCCTCTCCGAGCGGACCTCCAGGATGACCGTCCGGTTCACCACCAGTGACGGCCGGACGGTCGACGGCTTCGTCAGCCGCCCGGACCCCGCCCCGCAGGTCGGTGACCAGGTCGCCATCCGGTACGACCCGGATGATCCGGCGGGCAACTCCTACCGCGCCGACGACCTGCCCAGCCCGCGGGGCGCCCTGCTGTGGTTCGCCGTCGGCCTGGTGCCCGGCCTGGTCGTCCTGCTCAACCTGCGCCGGAACTGGGCCCGGTTCGCCGGGGCGGCCGAGGCGTGGCGGCGTGCCGACCGGCGGCGGTGA